One Acidimicrobiia bacterium DNA window includes the following coding sequences:
- a CDS encoding thiamine ABC transporter substrate-binding protein: MKRALALMLPIALLSIWPTHANAASATTITLVAHDSFGVSKPVLAAFTKQTGVKVKLLQSGDAGEVLNQAILTKDHPVGDVLFGVDNTFLGRALDEGIFETYAPVALSKVPAEFQLDATHHLTPIDHGDVCINYDKQWFAKEKVAVPETLDDLTKPVYKGKLVVENPATSSPGLAFVLATIARYGDGGWRAYWEKLRSNDVKVDDGWETAYQGDFTQGGNQGTYPLVVSYASSPPAAVYYAKPHPKTSPVGTMLDSCFRQVEFAGVLKGTEHRAAARKLVDFMLSERFQADVPLGGEMFVFPVRVGTPLPPLFTKFADVAPNPLSLPASEIARNRDQWIEQWTSTVLR; this comes from the coding sequence ATGAAGCGCGCGCTCGCCCTGATGCTGCCGATCGCACTGCTCTCGATCTGGCCGACACATGCCAACGCGGCGAGCGCCACGACAATCACGCTCGTCGCGCACGACTCGTTCGGGGTGTCGAAGCCGGTGCTCGCCGCGTTCACGAAGCAGACAGGGGTGAAGGTGAAGCTCCTGCAGTCGGGCGACGCAGGAGAGGTGCTCAACCAGGCCATCCTCACGAAGGACCACCCGGTCGGCGACGTGCTCTTCGGTGTCGACAACACGTTCCTCGGCCGCGCGCTCGACGAGGGGATCTTCGAGACGTACGCCCCTGTGGCGCTGTCGAAGGTGCCGGCCGAGTTCCAGCTCGACGCGACACACCACCTCACGCCGATCGACCACGGCGACGTGTGTATCAACTACGACAAGCAGTGGTTCGCCAAGGAAAAGGTCGCGGTGCCGGAGACGCTCGACGACCTCACGAAGCCTGTCTACAAGGGCAAGCTCGTGGTCGAGAACCCGGCCACCTCGTCGCCCGGCCTGGCGTTCGTGCTCGCCACGATCGCCCGCTACGGCGACGGCGGCTGGCGCGCGTATTGGGAGAAGCTCCGGTCGAACGACGTGAAGGTCGACGACGGGTGGGAGACCGCGTACCAGGGCGACTTCACCCAGGGCGGCAACCAGGGCACGTACCCACTCGTGGTGTCGTACGCGTCGAGTCCGCCCGCGGCCGTCTATTACGCGAAGCCGCACCCGAAGACCTCGCCGGTCGGCACCATGCTCGACTCGTGCTTCCGTCAGGTGGAGTTCGCGGGCGTTCTGAAGGGAACAGAGCACCGGGCGGCCGCTCGCAAGCTGGTGGACTTCATGCTGTCGGAACGCTTCCAAGCAGACGTACCCCTCGGGGGGGAGATGTTCGTGTTCCCGGTCCGCGTGGGCACGCCGCTACCGCCGCTGTTCACGAAGTTCGCGGACGTAGCACCAAACCCGCTCTCGCTGCCGGCGTCCGAGATCGCTCGCAACCGCGACCAGTGGATCGAGCAGTGGACCAGCACGGTGCTCCGGTAG
- a CDS encoding histidine phosphatase family protein has protein sequence MAVEPEPEIVLVRHGETEWSSSDRHTSYSDIPLTERGQEQAAELAPRLMGRGFALVLTSPRTRAVDTCAFAGLGDRTELTDDLAEWNYGEYEGRTTIEIRNEVPDWTIFSHGVPGGETAAQVGARADRVLARAADAAARGPVALFSHGHFLRVLGARWVGLAPEAGRLLGLDVATISVLGHEHEQRVLRVWNS, from the coding sequence ATGGCGGTCGAGCCCGAGCCCGAGATCGTGCTCGTGCGACACGGCGAGACGGAGTGGAGCAGTTCTGACAGGCACACGTCGTACAGCGACATCCCGCTCACCGAACGCGGGCAGGAGCAAGCGGCCGAGCTCGCGCCACGGCTCATGGGCCGGGGGTTCGCCCTGGTGCTCACCAGCCCGCGTACGCGGGCCGTCGACACGTGTGCGTTCGCGGGTCTGGGCGATCGCACTGAACTGACCGACGATCTCGCGGAGTGGAACTACGGCGAGTACGAGGGGCGCACCACCATCGAGATCCGAAACGAGGTTCCCGACTGGACGATCTTCTCGCACGGCGTCCCCGGCGGCGAGACCGCCGCGCAGGTCGGCGCGCGGGCTGACCGCGTGCTCGCGCGCGCGGCCGACGCCGCGGCGCGAGGCCCCGTCGCGCTCTTCTCGCACGGCCACTTCCTTCGCGTGCTCGGCGCGCGTTGGGTGGGTCTCGCGCCCGAGGCCGGGCGTCTCCTCGGGCTCGACGTCGCGACCATCAGCGTGCTCGGCCACGAGCACGAGCAGCGCGTGCTGCGCGTGTGGAACTCGTGA
- a CDS encoding thiamine diphosphokinase, protein MGSVALVFAGGDPPPPSAIADLPAADLVVAADSGLHHAVALGFRVDLVVGDLDSVDPAALDAAAAAGTTVDAHPAAKDFTDLELALQAARNRGCSRAVVIGGAGGRVDHFLANLLLLASPEFVGLDVEARVGSADVFVVRAAREVRGQPGDFCSLLALGGPARGVHTAGLRFPLRGETLHPGSTRGLSNELLEPVAQVSLDDGVLLVVLPDARKAYS, encoded by the coding sequence ATGGGAAGCGTCGCGCTCGTGTTCGCAGGAGGCGATCCACCGCCCCCGAGCGCCATCGCGGATCTGCCCGCCGCCGATCTCGTGGTGGCGGCCGATTCCGGGCTCCACCACGCGGTCGCGCTCGGGTTCCGCGTCGACCTGGTCGTCGGCGATCTCGACTCGGTCGACCCGGCTGCGCTCGACGCCGCCGCGGCGGCGGGTACAACGGTCGACGCGCACCCCGCGGCGAAGGACTTCACCGACCTCGAGCTCGCGTTGCAGGCGGCACGCAACCGCGGATGTTCGCGGGCCGTGGTGATCGGCGGTGCGGGCGGACGTGTCGACCACTTCCTTGCCAACCTGCTCCTCCTCGCCTCGCCCGAGTTCGTCGGGCTCGACGTGGAGGCGCGGGTGGGAAGCGCCGATGTGTTCGTCGTCCGCGCCGCGCGTGAGGTCCGAGGGCAGCCGGGTGACTTCTGCTCGCTGCTCGCGCTCGGTGGACCCGCGCGTGGCGTTCACACCGCGGGCCTCCGGTTCCCACTGCGCGGCGAGACACTGCACCCGGGATCGACGCGCGGGTTGAGCAACGAGTTGCTCGAACCGGTCGCGCAGGTATCGCTCGACGACGGTGTGCTGCTGGTCGTACTCCCCGACGCACGGAAGGCGTACTCATGA
- a CDS encoding iron ABC transporter permease: MLALVPLAFFAVFFVYPVATIVARGLAPGDAGLDLDPLREVVTDPSLRHVIWFTVWQATVSTVLTVAIALPGAYMLTRYEFRGRRVVRSLVTVPFVLPTVVVGTAFAALLGPGGTLGSLGLDQTVWAILIAHVFFNYAVVVRTVGGLWSHLDPHQEEAARMLGASKWRAFRAVTLPALRPAIATASAVVFLFTFTSFGIILILGGPRYATLETEIYRQTAQLLNLPLAAALTLVQLVAVGLLLAVTARIQGRERAALRLRAATETAHRPRTTRERVVVGVNLAVMALLLGGPIAVLVERSLHTPTGYGLDFYRALDELHRGSTLFVPPLNAVGTSLRYAVLATVIAVVVGGCGAIVLARRRGRALDALVSLPLGVSAVTVGFGFLIALDEPPLDLRTSWLLVPIAQALIAIPFVIRMMTPVLRAIDPRLREAAATLGAPPARVWREVDLPIVARAALVAGGFAFAISLGEFGATIFIVRPTSPTLPVLVYRLLGQPGPLNFGAAMAASVILMAITALAILAIEGFRVGSVGEF, translated from the coding sequence CTGCTCGCGCTCGTCCCGCTCGCGTTCTTCGCGGTGTTCTTCGTGTACCCGGTCGCGACGATCGTCGCACGTGGCCTGGCGCCTGGGGATGCGGGTCTCGACCTCGACCCACTCCGCGAGGTCGTCACCGACCCGTCGCTCCGTCACGTGATCTGGTTCACGGTGTGGCAGGCCACCGTGTCGACGGTGCTCACCGTGGCGATCGCGCTCCCTGGCGCGTACATGCTCACGCGCTACGAGTTCCGCGGGCGACGCGTCGTGCGCTCGCTGGTGACCGTACCGTTCGTGCTGCCCACGGTGGTGGTCGGCACCGCGTTCGCGGCGTTGCTCGGACCGGGCGGCACGCTCGGGAGCCTCGGACTCGACCAGACGGTGTGGGCGATCCTCATCGCCCACGTGTTCTTCAACTACGCGGTGGTCGTGCGGACCGTCGGCGGCCTCTGGTCACACCTCGACCCACATCAGGAGGAAGCCGCGCGCATGCTCGGCGCAAGCAAGTGGCGGGCGTTCCGGGCGGTCACCCTCCCCGCGCTGCGCCCGGCAATCGCGACCGCGAGCGCGGTCGTGTTCCTCTTCACCTTCACATCGTTCGGCATCATCCTCATCCTCGGTGGCCCGCGGTATGCGACGCTCGAAACGGAGATCTATCGGCAGACGGCTCAACTCCTGAACCTCCCGCTCGCGGCCGCGCTCACGCTCGTGCAGCTCGTGGCCGTCGGCCTCCTCCTCGCGGTCACCGCGCGCATCCAGGGACGCGAGCGTGCGGCGTTGCGGTTGCGGGCCGCCACCGAGACCGCGCACCGTCCGCGCACCACGCGGGAGCGCGTCGTGGTGGGAGTGAACCTCGCGGTGATGGCATTGCTGCTCGGGGGTCCGATCGCGGTGCTCGTCGAGCGGTCGCTGCACACGCCGACGGGCTACGGCCTCGACTTCTACCGCGCGCTCGACGAGCTCCACCGCGGCAGCACGTTGTTCGTGCCACCGCTCAACGCGGTCGGCACGTCGTTGCGGTATGCGGTGCTCGCCACGGTCATCGCGGTTGTCGTCGGCGGCTGCGGCGCGATAGTGCTCGCCCGACGGCGTGGACGCGCGCTCGACGCGCTCGTCTCGCTGCCGCTCGGCGTGTCGGCAGTGACCGTGGGGTTCGGGTTCCTCATCGCGCTCGATGAGCCCCCGCTCGACCTCCGCACGTCGTGGCTCCTCGTTCCGATCGCGCAAGCGCTGATCGCCATCCCGTTCGTCATTCGCATGATGACCCCGGTGCTGCGGGCCATCGACCCGCGACTCCGGGAGGCCGCGGCGACCCTCGGCGCTCCGCCGGCTCGGGTCTGGCGCGAGGTCGATCTGCCGATCGTCGCCCGTGCCGCGCTCGTGGCCGGCGGGTTCGCGTTCGCGATCTCGCTCGGCGAGTTCGGCGCCACGATCTTCATCGTGCGACCGACCTCGCCGACGCTGCCGGTGCTCGTCTACCGGCTCCTCGGACAGCCGGGGCCACTCAACTTCGGCGCGGCAATGGCCGCAAGCGTGATCCTCATGGCAATCACCGCACTCGCGATCCTCGCCATCGAGGGCTTCCGGGTGGGATCGGTGGGCGAGTTCTGA
- a CDS encoding NUDIX domain-containing protein, which produces MSDAPEPAVPAATVVLLRDTPDGVETLMLRRDTELAFAGGAWVFPGGRIDPEDYPGGGAGGGPDAVFEAARNAAAREAMEEAGLTVDPHGLVWFAHWTPPHGAGARRRFATWFFAARAPSGMVVVDDGEIRDHLWIRPADALRRRDAGEILIIPPTWVTLHTLASAESVDDLLARMGGAEPDVYVTRMGRVDGIGVSMWAGDAGYEDGDSAKPGPRHRLVMDDNGWRLERDV; this is translated from the coding sequence ATGAGCGACGCGCCCGAGCCGGCGGTACCCGCGGCCACGGTCGTGCTCCTGCGTGACACGCCGGATGGCGTCGAGACACTCATGCTCCGGCGCGACACGGAGCTCGCGTTCGCCGGCGGCGCGTGGGTCTTCCCGGGAGGGCGGATCGACCCCGAGGACTACCCCGGTGGCGGTGCTGGCGGAGGTCCCGACGCGGTGTTCGAGGCGGCCCGCAACGCCGCCGCCCGCGAGGCGATGGAAGAGGCCGGGCTCACGGTCGACCCCCACGGGTTGGTGTGGTTCGCACACTGGACGCCGCCTCACGGTGCCGGCGCGCGACGACGGTTCGCGACCTGGTTCTTCGCCGCGCGGGCGCCGAGCGGCATGGTCGTCGTCGATGACGGTGAGATCCGCGACCATCTCTGGATCCGGCCCGCCGACGCGCTGCGTCGTCGCGATGCGGGCGAGATCTTGATCATCCCGCCCACCTGGGTGACCTTGCACACGCTCGCAAGCGCGGAGTCGGTCGACGACCTCCTCGCGCGGATGGGCGGAGCCGAGCCTGACGTCTACGTAACGCGCATGGGTCGAGTCGACGGAATCGGCGTATCGATGTGGGCGGGCGACGCCGGTTACGAAGACGGCGACTCGGCGAAGCCGGGACCACGCCACCGCCTCGTGATGGACGACAACGGCTGGCGACTCGAACGCGACGTGTGA
- a CDS encoding L-lactate dehydrogenase: MAGLSVGIVGTGGVGIASAGAVIFQGLAGCVTLYGRTGDRARGEALDYLSGMPLLPRTEIRGRSFEEIEPEDVLVITVGAHTKSGQSRLDMLQGNLDVMAATAEAIERGGLPRVAIVVSSPLDVLTEYLTRRWADRPVSVMGTGTSLDTLRFAELLARECGVHARTVHAWVVGEHGDSAVFLFSGACIGAMSLVDYAQQRKLDLTPEWRAGIEQEVRSAAYRVRELAGASRHGIGLAVSGLIRCIGREAGTIIPVSVRVADGVCASLPCALGPDGPSEPLMPAMNADEQTAWEHSLDVLRKANSALPF; the protein is encoded by the coding sequence ATGGCCGGACTGAGCGTGGGCATCGTGGGCACCGGCGGCGTCGGCATCGCGAGCGCGGGCGCGGTCATCTTCCAAGGGCTTGCCGGCTGTGTCACGCTCTACGGGCGCACCGGTGATCGCGCACGGGGCGAAGCGCTCGACTACCTGAGCGGGATGCCCTTGCTCCCGCGCACCGAAATCCGCGGCCGGTCGTTCGAGGAGATCGAACCCGAAGACGTGCTCGTGATCACGGTCGGTGCGCACACGAAGAGCGGGCAGTCGCGCCTCGACATGTTGCAGGGCAACCTCGATGTGATGGCGGCGACGGCCGAAGCGATCGAGCGTGGCGGGTTGCCACGCGTCGCGATCGTCGTGAGCAGCCCGCTCGACGTCCTCACCGAGTACCTCACCCGGCGATGGGCCGATAGGCCGGTCTCGGTGATGGGTACCGGCACGTCGCTCGACACGCTCCGTTTCGCCGAACTGCTCGCCCGGGAGTGCGGAGTGCACGCGCGCACTGTGCATGCGTGGGTTGTCGGCGAGCATGGCGATTCGGCGGTGTTCTTGTTCAGCGGTGCGTGCATCGGCGCGATGTCGCTCGTCGACTACGCCCAGCAACGCAAGCTCGACCTCACCCCGGAGTGGCGTGCAGGGATCGAACAGGAGGTGCGCAGCGCGGCGTACCGCGTGCGCGAGCTCGCCGGCGCCTCGCGGCATGGGATCGGCCTCGCGGTGAGTGGGCTGATCCGCTGCATCGGGCGGGAAGCGGGCACGATCATCCCGGTTTCGGTACGCGTCGCCGACGGCGTCTGCGCCAGCCTTCCGTGCGCGCTCGGGCCTGATGGGCCGAGCGAACCGCTCATGCCCGCGATGAATGCTGACGAGCAGACCGCGTGGGAGCACTCGCTCGACGTGCTGCGCAAGGCCAACTCCGCGCTGCCCTTCTGA
- a CDS encoding ABC transporter ATP-binding protein, translated as MLEVEHLSVRYGEVTALDGVDLAVAAREIVSVLGPSGSGKSTLLRAVAGLAPEATGRVRWNGVDLANVPPHRREFGLMFQDHALFPHRDVIGNVIFGLRMQRRPRVEAEARARETLALVGLVGFDHRRVAELSGGEQQRVALARALAPAPRLLMLDEPLGALDRALRDRLVAELRALFVRLGVTIIFVTHDHDEAFALADRVVVMEGGRIAQSGTPADVWDHPKNAFVARFLGWNVTHAFGDGLIAVRPEGLALTPSSARTAVVTGRTFRRDHYLLEIEVGDGERLEVAVAVDGSVPEVGDTVGIEMVPGAAVGLG; from the coding sequence ATGCTCGAGGTGGAACACCTCTCGGTTCGCTACGGGGAGGTCACCGCGCTCGACGGCGTGGATCTCGCGGTCGCTGCACGCGAGATCGTGAGCGTGCTGGGCCCGAGCGGCAGCGGCAAGAGCACGCTGCTCCGGGCGGTCGCGGGCCTCGCGCCCGAGGCAACCGGGCGCGTGCGGTGGAACGGCGTCGACCTCGCCAACGTGCCGCCACACCGTCGCGAGTTCGGCCTGATGTTCCAGGATCACGCGCTCTTTCCGCACCGCGATGTGATTGGCAACGTGATCTTCGGGCTTCGCATGCAGCGCCGCCCGCGCGTCGAAGCCGAGGCGCGCGCACGCGAGACGCTCGCGCTCGTCGGACTCGTTGGGTTCGACCATCGTCGGGTCGCGGAACTGTCAGGCGGCGAGCAACAACGAGTCGCGCTGGCTCGCGCGCTCGCGCCGGCGCCGCGACTGCTCATGCTCGACGAACCGCTGGGCGCTCTCGACCGCGCGCTGCGCGACCGGCTCGTCGCCGAACTGCGCGCGCTGTTCGTGCGTCTCGGGGTCACCATCATCTTCGTGACCCACGACCACGACGAGGCCTTCGCGCTCGCCGACCGCGTCGTTGTGATGGAAGGGGGCCGCATCGCACAGTCCGGCACGCCGGCCGACGTGTGGGACCACCCGAAGAATGCGTTCGTCGCCCGGTTCCTCGGCTGGAACGTGACCCACGCGTTCGGCGACGGCCTCATCGCAGTGCGCCCCGAGGGGCTGGCGCTCACGCCGTCGTCCGCCAGAACGGCCGTCGTCACCGGCCGCACGTTCCGTCGCGACCACTATCTCCTGGAGATCGAGGTGGGCGACGGTGAGCGCCTCGAGGTCGCGGTCGCCGTCGACGGCTCCGTTCCCGAGGTCGGCGACACCGTGGGCATCGAGATGGTCCCCGGAGCGGCCGTCGGGCTCGGATGA
- a CDS encoding xanthine dehydrogenase family protein subunit M produces the protein MKSAAFEYHAPETVADVSLLLAEHGDDAKLLAGGQSLVPLLAMRLTRFPHIVDLNRVAELRGVERQNGTLTIKAMTRQSDAEHDATVAAAAPLIAQALPMIGHFQIRNRGTVGGSIAHADPASELPAVALALDAELEAARAGSTRRIPAAEFFEGTWTTTLEPEELLTAVHVPVWEGRCGFVVDEVARRSGDFALAGVVCAVELNEAGAVRRSAIGLFGMGSTPVRARDAEAALNGSTPTATELAEVARLAAAGCSPTDDVHASAEYRTHVGAHLVQRALDRALGEARSG, from the coding sequence ATGAAGTCCGCTGCGTTCGAGTACCACGCCCCCGAGACAGTGGCCGATGTCTCATTGCTGCTCGCCGAGCACGGCGACGACGCCAAGCTCCTCGCCGGCGGCCAGAGCCTCGTGCCGCTGCTGGCCATGCGCCTCACGCGCTTCCCGCACATCGTCGATCTCAACCGTGTCGCCGAGCTGCGCGGTGTCGAGCGTCAGAACGGGACGCTCACGATCAAGGCGATGACGCGGCAGTCCGACGCCGAGCACGACGCGACCGTCGCGGCGGCGGCGCCGCTGATCGCACAGGCGCTGCCGATGATCGGGCACTTCCAGATCCGGAACCGCGGAACGGTCGGAGGGTCGATCGCGCACGCCGACCCCGCGTCCGAGCTACCCGCCGTCGCGCTGGCGCTCGACGCCGAGCTCGAAGCCGCGCGAGCGGGGTCGACCCGTCGCATCCCGGCCGCCGAGTTCTTCGAAGGAACCTGGACCACCACCCTCGAGCCCGAGGAGCTGCTCACTGCGGTGCACGTGCCGGTGTGGGAAGGCAGGTGCGGCTTCGTAGTCGACGAGGTCGCGCGCCGAAGCGGCGACTTCGCGCTCGCCGGTGTGGTGTGCGCGGTCGAGTTGAACGAAGCGGGCGCGGTGCGCCGTTCTGCGATCGGGCTGTTCGGTATGGGCTCCACGCCCGTACGCGCCCGCGACGCCGAGGCCGCGCTGAACGGCAGCACGCCCACCGCGACCGAGCTCGCCGAAGTGGCGCGTCTCGCCGCTGCGGGTTGTAGTCCCACTGACGACGTGCACGCGTCGGCCGAGTACCGAACACATGTGGGTGCGCACCTCGTGCAGCGCGCGCTCGATCGAGCACTGGGAGAAGCGCGGAGTGGCTGA
- a CDS encoding YncE family protein, whose protein sequence is MPGVTDPNNLYSDAGAGKLSPAVEGALSRVYVPNRRSNDVSVIDPATMQVVNTFKVGINPQHVVPSWDLKTLWVTNNAEGRTDGTLTPLDPKTGEPRGPAIAVDDPYNMYFTPDGKSALVVAEARKRLDFLDPQTMQQQVSVDVPDCAGVNHADFSIDGKFAIFTCEFQGSLAKVDIVNHTVMGYLTLSGGGMPQDIRVSPDGSTFYIAEMVRGGVYTIDPYAFTETGFIKTGIGTHGLYPNRDGTKLFAANRGQDHVGNNTKNGPGSVSVIDFATKAVVVTWDIPDGGSPDMGNVSVDGGTLWLSGRYDDVVYAINTINGEVTKIPVGDEPHGLAVWPQPGRYSLGHTGNMR, encoded by the coding sequence ATGCCGGGCGTGACCGACCCGAACAACCTGTACTCCGACGCGGGTGCCGGCAAGTTGAGCCCGGCGGTGGAGGGCGCGCTCTCGCGCGTCTACGTGCCCAACCGCAGATCGAACGACGTGTCGGTGATCGATCCGGCGACCATGCAGGTGGTCAACACGTTCAAGGTCGGCATCAACCCGCAGCACGTCGTTCCGTCGTGGGACCTGAAGACCCTCTGGGTCACGAACAACGCGGAGGGACGGACCGACGGCACCCTCACGCCGCTCGACCCGAAGACCGGCGAACCGCGCGGCCCGGCCATCGCGGTCGACGATCCCTACAACATGTACTTCACACCCGACGGCAAATCGGCTCTGGTCGTGGCCGAGGCACGCAAGCGACTCGACTTTCTCGACCCTCAGACCATGCAGCAGCAGGTCTCGGTCGACGTCCCGGACTGCGCGGGCGTGAACCACGCCGACTTCTCGATCGACGGCAAGTTCGCGATCTTCACGTGCGAGTTCCAGGGCAGCCTCGCGAAGGTCGACATCGTGAACCACACCGTGATGGGCTACCTGACGCTCAGCGGTGGAGGCATGCCGCAGGACATCCGCGTGTCACCCGACGGCAGCACGTTCTACATCGCCGAGATGGTGCGCGGCGGCGTGTACACCATCGATCCGTACGCGTTCACCGAGACGGGCTTCATCAAGACGGGAATCGGCACCCACGGCCTCTACCCCAACCGCGACGGCACCAAGTTGTTCGCCGCGAACCGGGGGCAGGACCACGTCGGCAACAACACCAAGAACGGCCCCGGGAGCGTGTCGGTGATCGACTTCGCGACGAAGGCGGTCGTTGTCACGTGGGACATCCCCGACGGCGGCAGCCCCGACATGGGCAATGTGAGCGTCGACGGCGGCACGCTCTGGCTCAGTGGTCGCTACGACGACGTCGTGTACGCCATCAACACCATCAACGGTGAGGTCACGAAGATCCCGGTTGGCGACGAGCCTCATGGGCTCGCGGTGTGGCCGCAGCCCGGGCGCTATTCGCTCGGCCACACCGGCAACATGCGGTAG
- a CDS encoding response regulator transcription factor encodes MPVPSPMLTRTILVVEDEPPIADAVATRLRSEGFEVTIAPDGQAGVELCERLRPDLVVLDLMLPGLDGLDVCREIQRDRPVPVLMLTARDSETDLIVGLEVGADDYLTKPFSARELVARVHALLRRVERRPAVPTATLQVGPVTLEPATRRVKSGDESVHLTPTEFDLLVYLAERPARVFTREQLLAQVWGYHDSAGARTVDSHVRALRRKLGNDVVRTVHGVGYAAGESAA; translated from the coding sequence ATGCCCGTTCCGTCCCCGATGCTCACGCGCACGATCCTCGTGGTGGAGGACGAACCGCCGATCGCCGACGCCGTGGCCACCCGGCTCCGCAGCGAGGGCTTCGAGGTGACGATCGCCCCCGACGGGCAGGCGGGCGTCGAGCTCTGCGAGCGGCTCCGCCCGGACCTCGTCGTGCTCGACCTCATGCTTCCCGGCCTCGACGGCCTCGACGTCTGCCGGGAGATCCAGCGGGACCGGCCGGTGCCCGTCCTCATGCTCACTGCGCGCGACTCGGAGACCGACCTCATCGTCGGCCTCGAAGTGGGCGCCGACGACTACCTCACCAAGCCCTTCAGCGCGCGTGAGCTCGTAGCCCGAGTGCATGCGCTGCTGCGGCGGGTCGAGCGCCGGCCCGCCGTCCCCACCGCGACGCTCCAGGTGGGGCCGGTCACCCTCGAGCCCGCCACCCGCCGCGTCAAGAGTGGCGACGAGTCGGTGCACCTCACCCCTACCGAGTTCGACCTGCTCGTATACCTCGCCGAACGGCCCGCTCGCGTCTTCACCCGGGAACAGCTGCTGGCGCAGGTCTGGGGTTATCACGACAGTGCCGGGGCCCGCACGGTCGACTCGCATGTGCGCGCGCTCCGCCGCAAGCTGGGCAACGACGTGGTGCGCACCGTGCACGGTGTCGGCTACGCCGCGGGGGAATCCGCCGCGTGA
- a CDS encoding Glu/Leu/Phe/Val dehydrogenase dimerization domain-containing protein has product MASLQSATVTSLMAAAGHEQVVFVADRAVGLRGVIAIHSTALGPALGGVRFWRYASEHDALLDALRLSEAMTLKAAIAGLHQGGGKAVVMWDDPDRARPSALLHALGRAIDELGGRYLAAEDVGATTADMNGLAEVTPWVTGVDEALGGSGDPSPVTALGVLHAMRAVRAALDGDASLRGCRVVVQGSGHVGAQLARRLVAAGAEVVVSDLFESRADALARELGVTRVGADEALVTPCDILAPCALGDVFDDETIPRLQCRAIVGAANNQLGVIGADRMLAARGILYAPDFVANAGGIINIAEEFVGYDRERALARAAEIEGTTARVLAFADEHGITPSRAAERIARQRIAEEGAGRRWQPGDPAAWTNGEPLRALRP; this is encoded by the coding sequence ATGGCATCGCTCCAAAGCGCGACGGTGACCTCGCTGATGGCCGCCGCGGGTCACGAGCAAGTGGTGTTCGTCGCCGATCGCGCGGTGGGGTTGCGCGGGGTCATCGCGATCCATTCGACCGCGCTCGGTCCCGCGCTCGGCGGGGTCCGGTTCTGGCGGTACGCGAGCGAGCACGACGCGTTGCTCGACGCGCTCCGGCTGTCGGAGGCGATGACGCTCAAGGCCGCGATCGCGGGCTTGCACCAGGGCGGGGGCAAGGCGGTCGTCATGTGGGACGACCCGGATCGTGCGCGTCCCAGCGCTCTGCTCCACGCGCTCGGGCGTGCCATCGACGAGCTCGGTGGCCGCTACCTCGCGGCCGAGGATGTGGGCGCGACCACCGCGGATATGAACGGGCTCGCCGAAGTCACGCCCTGGGTGACCGGTGTCGACGAGGCACTGGGCGGCTCGGGCGACCCGTCACCCGTCACTGCCCTCGGTGTGCTGCACGCGATGCGCGCGGTGCGCGCGGCGCTCGACGGCGACGCCTCGCTCCGCGGCTGTCGGGTCGTCGTCCAGGGATCCGGCCATGTGGGCGCACAGCTCGCGCGCCGGCTCGTCGCTGCGGGAGCCGAAGTGGTCGTGTCCGACCTCTTCGAGTCGCGCGCCGACGCGCTCGCACGCGAGCTGGGCGTGACGAGGGTTGGTGCCGACGAGGCACTCGTCACGCCCTGCGACATCCTCGCTCCCTGCGCGCTCGGTGACGTGTTCGACGACGAGACCATCCCCCGCCTCCAGTGCCGTGCGATCGTCGGCGCCGCGAACAACCAACTCGGCGTGATCGGCGCCGACCGCATGCTCGCCGCGCGCGGGATCCTCTACGCGCCGGACTTTGTCGCAAACGCCGGCGGGATCATCAACATCGCCGAGGAGTTCGTGGGCTATGACCGCGAGCGCGCCCTCGCGCGCGCCGCGGAGATCGAAGGCACTACTGCGCGCGTGCTCGCGTTCGCCGACGAGCATGGCATCACACCGTCGCGCGCCGCCGAGAGAATTGCGCGCCAGCGCATCGCCGAGGAAGGAGCGGGCCGCCGGTGGCAGCCGGGTGACCCTGCCGCGTGGACGAACGGCGAACCCCTGCGCGCACTGCGCCCCTGA